A region of Vitis vinifera cultivar Pinot Noir 40024 chromosome 13, ASM3070453v1 DNA encodes the following proteins:
- the LOC100266629 gene encoding putative disease resistance RPP13-like protein 1 isoform X2, translating to MADALLSASLQVLFDRLASPELVNFIRGQKLSHELLTDFKRKLLVVHKALNDAEVKQFSDPLVKEWLVQVKDVVYHAEDLLDEIATEALRCEIEAAEVQTGGIYQVWNKFSTRVKAPFANQNMESRVKGLMTRLENIAKEKVELELKEGDGEKLSPKLPSSSLVDDSFVYGRGEIREELVKWLLSDKETAAANNVIDVMSIVGMGGSGKTTLAQLLYNDDRVKEHFHMKAWVCVSTEFLLIGVTKSILEAIGCRPTSDHSLDLLQHQLKDNLGNKKFLLVLDDVWDVESLDWESWDRLRTPLHAAAQGSKIVVTSRSETVAKVMRAIHTHQLGTLSPEDSWSLFTKLAFPNGDPCAYPQLEPIGREIVKKCQGLPLAVKALGSLLYSKPERREWEDILNSKTWHSQTDHEILPSLRLSYQHLSLPVKRCFAYCSIFPKDYEFHKEKLILLWMAEGLLHSGQSNRRMEEWD from the exons ATGGCGGACGCACTCCTCTCCGCTTCACTTCAAGTTCTATTCGACAGGTTGGCTTCTCCGGAGCTCGTCAACTTCATCCGGGGACAGAAGCTTAGCCATGAACTCCTCACCGACTTTAAGAGGAAATTGCTGGTTGTCCACAAAGCGCTCAATGATGCGGAGGTGAAGCAATTTTCAGACCCACTGGTCAAAGAGTGGTTGGTCCAAGTTAAGGATGTTGTGTATCATGCGGAGGACCTGTTGGACGAGATCGCTACCGAAGCCTTGCGTTGCGAGATAGAAGCTGCTGAGGTCCAAACTGGCGGAATTTATCAGGTGTGGAACAAGTTCTCTACCAGGGTTAAGGCTCCCTTTGCCAACCAAAACATGGAGTCCAGGGTCAAGGGCTTGATGACCAGACTTGAAAACATTGCAAAAGAAAAAGTTGAGCTTGAGCTGAAAGAAGGTGATGGTGAGAAACTGTCACCAAAATTACCATCCTCTTCTTTGGTGGATGACTCCTTCGTGTACGGCAGGGGTGAAATTAGGGAGGAGTTGGTGAAGTGGTTGCTTTCTGACAAGGAAACTGCAGCAGCCAACAACGTCATAGATGTGATGTCCATAGTGGGCATGGGCGGAAGTGGCAAGACCACACTCGCTCAGCTTCTCTATAACGATGACAGAGTGAAGGAACACTTCCACATGAAAGCATGGGTCTGTGTTTCCACGGAGTTTCTTCTTATCGGTGTAACCAAATCAATTCTTGAGGCAATCGGTTGTAGACCTACTTCCGATCACAGCCTAGATTTGCTTCAACATCAACTCAAAGACAACCTTGGCAACAAGAAATTTCTGCTCGTTCTCGACGACGTCTGGGATGTGGAGTCTCTTGATTGGGAAAGTTGGGATAGACTACGAACTCCACTCCACGCTGCAGCCCAGGGAAGCAAGATTGTTGTGACCAGTCGTAGCGAAACTGTTGCAAAAGTCATGCGTGCAATCCATACTCATCAGCTGGGAACATTAAGCCCTGAAGATAGTTGGTCCCTATTTACAAAACTTGCATTTCCAAATGGAGACCCCTGCGCTTATCCTCAGCTTGAACCCATAGGCAGAGAGATTGTGAAGAAGTGCCAAGGATTGCCTTTGGCTGTGAAAGCACTCGGGAGTCTCTTGTACTCTAAGCCCGAAAGAAGAGAATGGGAAGATATTTTGAATAGCAAAACATGGCATTCTCAGACTGATCATGAAATTCTTCCATCTCTTAGATTGAGTTATCAGCATCTTTCCCTACCTGTGAAGCGTTGTTTTGCTTACTGTTCCATTTTTCCCAAGGACTATGAATTCCACAAAGAGAAGCTGATTCTATTATGGATGGCAGAAGGGCTTTTACACTCGGGACAAAGTAACAGAAGAATGGAAGAG TGGGACTAA
- the LOC100266629 gene encoding putative disease resistance RPP13-like protein 1 isoform X1: MADALLSASLQVLFDRLASPELVNFIRGQKLSHELLTDFKRKLLVVHKALNDAEVKQFSDPLVKEWLVQVKDVVYHAEDLLDEIATEALRCEIEAAEVQTGGIYQVWNKFSTRVKAPFANQNMESRVKGLMTRLENIAKEKVELELKEGDGEKLSPKLPSSSLVDDSFVYGRGEIREELVKWLLSDKETAAANNVIDVMSIVGMGGSGKTTLAQLLYNDDRVKEHFHMKAWVCVSTEFLLIGVTKSILEAIGCRPTSDHSLDLLQHQLKDNLGNKKFLLVLDDVWDVESLDWESWDRLRTPLHAAAQGSKIVVTSRSETVAKVMRAIHTHQLGTLSPEDSWSLFTKLAFPNGDPCAYPQLEPIGREIVKKCQGLPLAVKALGSLLYSKPERREWEDILNSKTWHSQTDHEILPSLRLSYQHLSLPVKRCFAYCSIFPKDYEFHKEKLILLWMAEGLLHSGQSNRRMEEVGDSYFNELLAKSFFQKCIRGEKSCFVMHDLIHDLAQHISQEFCIRLEDCKLQKISDKARHFLHFKSDDDGAVVFKTFEPVGEAKHLRTILQVERLWHHPFYLLSTRVLQNILPKFKSLRVLSLCEYCITDVPDSIHNLKQLRYLDFSTTMIKRLPESICCLCNLQTMMLSQCYDLLELPSKMGKLINLRYLDISGTKSLKEMPNDIEQLKSLQRLPHFIVGQESGFRFGELWKLSEIRGRLEISKMENVVGVEDALQANMKDKKYLDELSLNWSHYRIGDYVRQSGATDDILNRLTPHPNLKKLSIGGYPGLTFPDWLGDESFSNLVSLQLSNCGNCSTLPPLGQLACLKRLEISDMKGVVGVGSEFYGNSSSSHHPSFPSLQTLSFKKMYNWEKWLCCGGVCGEFPCLQELSIRLCPKLTGELPMHLSSLQELNLEDCPQLLVPTLNVPAARELQLKRQTCGFTASQTSEIEISDVSQLKQLPVVPHYLYIRKCDSVESLLEEEILQINMYSLEICDCSFYRSPNKVGLPTTLKLLSISDCTKLDLLLPELFRCHHPVLENLSINGGTCDSLSLSFSILDIFPRLTDFKIKDLKGIEELCISISEGHPTSLRRLRIEGCLNLVYIQLPALDSMCHQIYNCSKLRLLAHTHSSLQNLSLMTCPKLLLHREGLPSNLRELEIWGCNQLTSQVDWDLQRLTSLTHFTIEGGCEGVELFPKECLLPSSLTYLSIYSLPNLKSLDNKGLQQLTSLRELWIQYCPELQFSTGSVLQCLLSLKKLGIDSCGRLQSLTEAGLHHLTTLETLRIFDCPKLQYLTKERLPDSLSSLYVRWCPSLEQRLQFENGQEWRYISHIPRIEIDDVLF, encoded by the coding sequence ATGGCGGACGCACTCCTCTCCGCTTCACTTCAAGTTCTATTCGACAGGTTGGCTTCTCCGGAGCTCGTCAACTTCATCCGGGGACAGAAGCTTAGCCATGAACTCCTCACCGACTTTAAGAGGAAATTGCTGGTTGTCCACAAAGCGCTCAATGATGCGGAGGTGAAGCAATTTTCAGACCCACTGGTCAAAGAGTGGTTGGTCCAAGTTAAGGATGTTGTGTATCATGCGGAGGACCTGTTGGACGAGATCGCTACCGAAGCCTTGCGTTGCGAGATAGAAGCTGCTGAGGTCCAAACTGGCGGAATTTATCAGGTGTGGAACAAGTTCTCTACCAGGGTTAAGGCTCCCTTTGCCAACCAAAACATGGAGTCCAGGGTCAAGGGCTTGATGACCAGACTTGAAAACATTGCAAAAGAAAAAGTTGAGCTTGAGCTGAAAGAAGGTGATGGTGAGAAACTGTCACCAAAATTACCATCCTCTTCTTTGGTGGATGACTCCTTCGTGTACGGCAGGGGTGAAATTAGGGAGGAGTTGGTGAAGTGGTTGCTTTCTGACAAGGAAACTGCAGCAGCCAACAACGTCATAGATGTGATGTCCATAGTGGGCATGGGCGGAAGTGGCAAGACCACACTCGCTCAGCTTCTCTATAACGATGACAGAGTGAAGGAACACTTCCACATGAAAGCATGGGTCTGTGTTTCCACGGAGTTTCTTCTTATCGGTGTAACCAAATCAATTCTTGAGGCAATCGGTTGTAGACCTACTTCCGATCACAGCCTAGATTTGCTTCAACATCAACTCAAAGACAACCTTGGCAACAAGAAATTTCTGCTCGTTCTCGACGACGTCTGGGATGTGGAGTCTCTTGATTGGGAAAGTTGGGATAGACTACGAACTCCACTCCACGCTGCAGCCCAGGGAAGCAAGATTGTTGTGACCAGTCGTAGCGAAACTGTTGCAAAAGTCATGCGTGCAATCCATACTCATCAGCTGGGAACATTAAGCCCTGAAGATAGTTGGTCCCTATTTACAAAACTTGCATTTCCAAATGGAGACCCCTGCGCTTATCCTCAGCTTGAACCCATAGGCAGAGAGATTGTGAAGAAGTGCCAAGGATTGCCTTTGGCTGTGAAAGCACTCGGGAGTCTCTTGTACTCTAAGCCCGAAAGAAGAGAATGGGAAGATATTTTGAATAGCAAAACATGGCATTCTCAGACTGATCATGAAATTCTTCCATCTCTTAGATTGAGTTATCAGCATCTTTCCCTACCTGTGAAGCGTTGTTTTGCTTACTGTTCCATTTTTCCCAAGGACTATGAATTCCACAAAGAGAAGCTGATTCTATTATGGATGGCAGAAGGGCTTTTACACTCGGGACAAAGTAACAGAAGAATGGAAGAGGTAGGTGATTCATATTTTAATGAACTTTTAGCAAAGTCATTCTTTCAAAAATGTATTAGAGGAGAAAAATCATGCTTTGTAATGCATGATCTAATACATGACTTGGCTCAACATATCTCCCAAGAATTTTGCATTCGATTGGAAGATTGTAAGCTGCAAAAAATATCTGATAAGGCTCGCCATTTTCTCCACTTTAAAAGTGACGATGATGGGGCAGTTGTATTTAAAACTTTTGAGCCTGTTGGTGAAGCCAAACATCTCAGAACAATCTTACAGGTGGAGAGATTATGGCAccatcctttttatttattaagtacaagagttttacaaaatatattaccaaaatttaaatccTTGCGCGTATTGTCATTGTGTGAATACTGCATAACAGATGTGCCTGATTCAATACACAATTTAAAACAGTTGCGTTACTTGGATTTCTCTACAACAATGATTAAAAGATTACCTGAATCAATATGTTGTTTATGCAATTTGCAAACGATGATGTTGAGTCAATGTTATGATCTTCTTGAATTGCCTTCAAAAATGGGGAAGTTGATTAATTTGCGCTATCTTGATATTAGTGGGACTAAATCATTGAAAGAAATGCCAAATGATATAGAGCAATTAAAAAGTTTACAACGGCTGCCTCATTTTATTGTGGGCCAAGAAAGTGGATTCAGATTTGGAGAATTGTGGAAGCTTTCAGAGATTAGAGGAAgacttgaaatttcaaaaatggaGAATGTGGTGGGTGTTGAGGATGCATTGCAGGCGAATATGAAGGATAAGAAATACCTTGATGAGTTATCCTTGAATTGGAGTCACTACCGGATTGGGGATTATGTTAGACAAAGTGGAGCAACAGATGATATTCTTAACAGGCTAACACCtcatccaaatttaaaaaagttgTCCATTGGAGGGTATCCTGGTCTAACATTTCCAGATTGGCTTGGAGATGAATCATTTTCAAATCTCGTGTCCCTTCAGCTTTCGAATTGTGGGAATTGCTCAACATTGCCGCCACTGGGGCAACTAGCTTGTCTTAAACGTCTAGAGATCTCAGACATGAAAGGAGTAGTGGGAGTGGGTAGTGAGTTTTATGGGAATTCTTCTTCCTCGCATCATCCCTCCTTCCCATCCCTGCAAACTCTATCATTTAAAAAGATGTACAACTGGGAGAAATGGTTATGTTGTGGAGGCGTATGTGGAGAATTCCCTTGTCTCCAGGAGCTTTCTATAAGGCTATGTCCAAAACTCACTGGGGAATTACCAATGCACCTTTCTTCATTGCAGGAACTTAACCTTGAAGATTGTCCACAACTGCTTGTGCCTACACTCAACGTTCCTGCTGCCCGTGAACTGCAGTTGAAAAGGCAAACTTGTGGGTTCACAGCTAGTCAAACTtcagaaattgaaatttcagaCGTCTCTCAGTTGAAGCAACTTCCAGTGGTACCCCACTATCTCTACATTAGAAAATGTGATTCTGTGGAGTCTCTACTAGAGGAGGAAATCCTGCAAATCAACATGTACAGTTTGGAAATTTGTGATTGCTCTTTTTACAGATCCCCAAACAAAGTTGGCTTACCCACTACATTGAAATTGCTATCAATCTCTGATTGTACCAAATTGGACCTTCTTCTACCTGAGTTGTTCAGATGCCATCACCCGGTTCTCGAAAATCTATCAATCAATGGCGGTACCTGTGATTCTCTCTCGTTGTCCTTCTCAATATTGGACATCTTCCCCAGGTTGActgatttcaaaataaaagatcTTAAGGGGATTGAGGAGCTCTGCATCTCGATTTCAGAGGGGCATCCCACATCTCTTCGTAGATTGAGAATCGAAGGGTGCCTTAATCTTGTATACATCCAACTGCCCGCTCTCGACTCGATGTGCCATCAGATATACAACTGCTCCAAGCTCAGATTGCTGGCGCACACCCATTCATCTCTGCAGAACCTAAGTTTAATGACTTGTCCAAAATTGTTGTTGCACAGAGAGGGTTTGCCTTCCAACCTACGGGAACTTGAAATATGGGGCTGCAACCAACTCACGTCACAGGTGGACTGGGATTTGCAAAGACTGACCTCTCTTACTCATTTCACAATCGAAGGTGGATGTGAAGGCGTGGAATTATTTCCCAAGGAGTGTCTGCTGCCCTCTTCTCTAACTTATCTTTCAATCTATAGTCTTCCAAATCTCAAGTCTCTTGACAACAAGGGGCTTCAACAACTCACCTCTCTTCGAGAATTATGGATCCAGTACTGCCCTGAGCTCCAATTCTCGACAGGATCTGTTCTTCAATGCCTTCTCTCTCTCAAGAAATTAGGAATCGACTCGTGCGGAAGGCTCCAATCCTTGACAGAAGCGGGTCTTCACCACCTCACCACTCTTGAAACGTTAAGAATTTTCGACTGCCCTAAGCTTCAATACTTGACAAAAGAGAGACTGCCAGACTCCCTCTCTTCTCTGTATGTCAGATGGTGTCCTTCACTGGAACAACGACTCCAATTTGAGAATGGGCAAGAATGGCGTTATATATCTCACATTCCAAGAATAGAGATCGATGATGTGCTATTTTAA